Proteins from one Malaya genurostris strain Urasoe2022 chromosome 2, Malgen_1.1, whole genome shotgun sequence genomic window:
- the LOC131426895 gene encoding WSCD family member AAEL009094, with protein sequence MALRGWRLFGLAGTIVVYIGGILFLSFVSLQNPQQKRNHGRGYSEFETLRNRDLGLLGKKPPLQWCSELRYMDSPPPAPKVYRLLETFPGHFVKKHQPGSSNSLPDSTEGIHNQKRHNDVNLDKHKRFASSLSSAAETSSASYSSQWPNSNNNKFNNKLADSGRIVNDRQLPAPKSSTRKLTALVSFPGSGNTWLRYLLQQATGILTGSVYKDYGLLKSGFPAENVANSSVLVIKTHEWGPNAWAPYGKAILLIRDPKKAILAEFNRQSGGHVGFASPDRYRRTKGRYWTQFVKNKLWAWEQTNLSWAKNFTGEVKLVFYDELVENVEGTLRSILRFLKFPVNEELLSCALMRKEGIYRRKKRILQFDPYSPAMHVAIDEKRIEVYAALGRSEPN encoded by the exons ATGGCCCTGCGAGGTTGGCGACTCTTCGGGTTGGCCGGTACCATAGTGGTATACATCGGCGGTATTCTGTTCCTTTCGTTCGTCAGTCTGCAGAACCCGCAACAGAAGCGTAACCATGGCCGAGGGTACAGTGAGTTCGAAACGCTCCGCAACCGAGACCTTGGGCTGCTGGGGAAAAAACCACCGCTACAGTGGTGCAGTGAGCTACGCTACATGGACAGTCCGCCACCGGCGCCGAAGGTCTACAGGCTACTTGAAACCTTTCCGGGACATTTTGTGAAAAAGCACCAGCCTGGCAGTTCCAACAGTTTACCGGATTCGACGGAGGGCATCCACAACCAAAAAAGGCACAACGATGTCAATCTCGACAAGCACAAAAGATTcgcgtcgtcgttgtcgtcggcGGCCGAAACTTCTTCTGCCTCCTATTCGTCGCAATGGCCTAATagtaataacaacaaatttaacaatAAGCTAGCAGATAGTGGTAGGATAGTAAACGACAGACAATTGCCGGCACCGAAGTCTTCCACCCGGAAGCTAACAGCACTGGTTTCCTTCCCCGGCAGCGGAAACACGTGGCTGCGCTATTTACTGCAGCAGGCTACGG GTATTCTTACTGGAAGTGTGTACAAAGACTACGGCCTACTGAAAAGTGGTTTTCCTGCAGAAAATGTTGCCAACTCATCG GTGCTCGTAATCAAAACGCACGAGTGGGGCCCGAATGCTTGGGCACCCTACGGTAAAGCCATTCTTCTCATTCGAGATCCGAAGAAAGCGATCCTAGCTGAATTCAATCGTCAAAGTGGTGGCCACGTAGGATTTGCTTCACCCGATCGCTACCGACGGACAAAAGGACGTT ATTGGACTCAATTCGTCAAGAACAAGCTGTGGGCCTGGGAACAAACGAATCTATCCTGGGCGAAGAACTTTACCGGTGAAGTAAAGCTAGTATTCTACGATGAATTGGTAGAAAATGTTGAAGGGACACTCCGCAGTATTCTTCGGTTTctcaaatttccagtcaacgaG GAGTTGTTGTCTTGTGCATTGATGCGTAAGGAAGGAATTTACCGACGAAAAAAACGTATCCTGCAATTCGATCCATACAGTCCGGCAATGCACGTCGCCATAGACGAGAAACGTATCGAGGTCTATGCAGCGCTGGGACGTTCCGAGCCTAACTGA